A genomic region of Leptospira bourretii contains the following coding sequences:
- the rpmG gene encoding 50S ribosomal protein L33, producing MREIIKLTCVPCAIPGRSNYFQTKNKKTKSEKLVTKKYCKFCKSHTDHKESKV from the coding sequence ATGAGAGAAATCATAAAACTAACCTGTGTCCCATGTGCGATCCCTGGGCGGTCAAATTACTTCCAGACTAAAAATAAGAAGACAAAGTCGGAAAAACTTGTGACTAAAAAATATTGCAAATTTTGCAAATCCCATACAGATCACAAGGAATCCAAAGTCTAA
- a CDS encoding bile acid:sodium symporter family protein translates to MVTKISKLIVTAFPVVLLFISAIGFGFPEKIIWFKGPWITYSLGAIMLGMGLTLEAEDFIRILKQPKPILIGTILQYTIMPILGYSLGYLFQLPEAFAVGLILVSCCPGGTASNVITFLSKADVPLSVTLTSVSTILGILMTPFLISVLIGSRLEIDRWGLVFTTFQVILVPVGLGLFLKSIFPKLTKEIQDFFPVLSVLLIAMIVASIIASGKETILNSDFRIFFAVILLHLGGFGLGGIFSWYLTKNVKTAKTISIEVGMQNSGLGAVLARTHFLDPNTAIPSALSSLTHSLLGSLFATYFRKELKKPAIVD, encoded by the coding sequence ATGGTTACTAAAATTTCTAAACTGATTGTGACTGCTTTTCCGGTAGTGCTTCTTTTCATTTCCGCCATTGGATTTGGATTCCCGGAAAAAATCATTTGGTTCAAAGGCCCTTGGATCACTTATAGTCTCGGTGCGATTATGCTTGGGATGGGACTCACTCTAGAAGCAGAAGATTTTATTCGGATCTTAAAACAACCAAAACCCATTCTCATTGGAACTATCTTGCAATATACGATTATGCCCATCCTTGGATACTCACTCGGGTATTTATTCCAATTGCCAGAAGCCTTCGCCGTGGGACTCATCCTAGTTTCTTGTTGCCCTGGGGGGACCGCATCCAACGTGATCACATTTTTGTCCAAAGCGGATGTCCCCTTAAGTGTTACTTTAACTTCTGTATCTACCATCCTTGGAATCCTCATGACTCCTTTTCTAATTTCCGTTCTCATTGGAAGTCGATTGGAAATTGATAGGTGGGGACTTGTGTTTACAACCTTCCAAGTGATCTTGGTTCCTGTTGGATTAGGATTATTTTTAAAATCAATTTTCCCAAAACTCACAAAAGAGATCCAAGACTTCTTTCCCGTACTTTCTGTACTGTTGATTGCGATGATTGTGGCTTCGATCATTGCCAGTGGAAAAGAGACCATCCTTAATTCGGACTTTCGTATCTTTTTTGCGGTCATCCTTTTGCACCTAGGTGGGTTTGGACTTGGTGGGATTTTTAGCTGGTATCTGACAAAGAATGTAAAAACAGCAAAAACCATTTCGATTGAAGTAGGGATGCAGAATTCAGGGCTTGGGGCAGTCCTTGCAAGGACACATTTTCTCGATCCGAACACCGCAATTCCTAGTGCTTTATCGAGTTTGACCCATTCTCTCTTGGGGAGTTTGTTTGCGACCTATTTCAGAAAGGAACTGAAAAAACCCGCTATTGTCGATTGA